In the genome of Ensifer sp. WSM1721, the window AGCGGGGAAAGCGTGCCCGAATCGAGGCCCAGCTCTTCACCGATCCGCTTCACGGTCATGCTGTCCTGTTGCCAGAGCGCCAGCAGCACGAGATACTGCGGATAGGTGAGCCCGAAGCGGTCGAGCAGAGGTTTGTAGGCGCGGTTGAAGGCATGTGCCGCCGAGTAGACGGCAAAGCAGAGTTGCTGGCCGAGTGCAAGCGCCTCATCGGGAAGAGCGTCGAGTTTTGCTGCTTCGGTGATCATGATGCCATTGTCGCAAATTCACGCCGCTAAAGCAATTTGCAAAATTAATTTGCGCGCAATTTAATTTTGCGCTATTAACATGTTCATCGACAACCGAGCAGAAGGAGACTGTCATGCCGATCCTCTATCGCACCACCGCTTCCGCAACCGGAGGCCGCGCCGGCCAGGCCAAGAGCACCGACGGCGTGCTCGACGTGACCCTCACCGTACCGAAGGAACTCGGCGGCGACGGTGCGCGCGGCACGAACCCTGAGCAGCTCTTTGCCGCCGGCTATTCCGCATGCTTCCTCGGCGCCCTGAAATTCGTCGCTGGCAAGGAGAAGGTAAAGCTTCCCGAAGACACGAAGGTGACGGGCACGGTCGGTATCGGCCCCCGTGACGATGGCACCGGTTTCTACATCGATGCGGCGCTGGAGATCTCTTCGCCGGGCGTCGACAAGGCCGTGCTCGAGGATCTGGTGCAGAAGGCGCATATCGTTTGCCCGTACAGCCACGCGACGAGGGGCAACGTCGACGTGAAATTGACGGTAGCCTGATGATGCATGTTGTCCGAAAGTGTTCGGCGGCTTTTGGGCCGACCGCACGTTTCGAAACAAAGAGCTGAAGCGCGTTGCGCAGCGCTTTGGAGACGCATTATCAAAAGCTGAAGCCCGGAGCGTGGCCCCGGGCTTCAGCTTTGTCCTTCAGTTCCCCGCGCGGAGCTCTTCCCGGCCGTCTCAGGCCTTCTTGAGAAACTCTGTACGCAGCACCAGTCCCTTGATCTTTTCCACGCGGCATTCGACTTCGTCCGGATCGTCCGTCAAGCGAATGCCTTTCACCAGTGTTCCGCGCTTCAGCGTCGTGGAGGTGCCCTTCACCTTCAGATCCTTGATCAGCGTGACGTTGTCACCATCCTTCAGGATGGCACCGTTAGAATCCTTGGCTTCCATGTCAATCCTTTCCAGGCGGCGGCACCTCTCGGCAGCATTTCCGAGATCCGAGCCGTGTCCGGCCTCCTTAAGCTGGCGACAGGCGCGGGCGCAAGGCAGGCCGTCGCCCAATCCGTCTGTAGCGCTCGGATTTCCCGCCCGTCCTAGCGCCTCAGACTACCGAGGATGCCGCGAACCAGCGCCCGTCCCACCTGGGTCGCGACCGTGCGTGCCACAGACTTCATAGCCGCTTCCATGACCGTCTCACGCTGGTAGCCGGAGGAGCGCCGCCTGGGCTGCTTGTCTGCGGGCGCCTCGGCCGCGTCGTCGCCGAAGCCGGGCAGGGTCCAACGGCTGCGGCCGGAAGTCTCTTCGGCTGTCTGTTGTTCGGCCTGTTTAGCGGCTTCGGCCTGTTCCGCGGCCTTGGCGGCACGTTTCGCAAGCATCTCGTAGGCCGATTCCCGGTCGAAATCTTCGTCGTAGAGACCGCGCACCGGACTGACATTTATGACGTTCTGCCGTTCGGCTTCCGTCAGCGGGCCGAGGCGCGAGGCCGGCGGGCGGATCAATGTCCGCTCGACCATCGACGGCGAGCCCTTGCCTTCCAACGTCGAGACCAGCGCCTCGCCCGTGCCGAGATTGGTGATGACTTCGGCACAATTGAAGTCCGGGTTGGGGCGGAACGTGTCAGCCGCCGTCTTGACCGCCTTCTGCTCGCGCGGCGAATAGGCGCGCAACGCATGCTGCACGCGGTTGCCGAGCTGCGCAAGCACGGTCTCCGGTACGTCGAGCGGGTTCTGGGTCACGAAATAGACGCCGACGCCCTTGGAGCGGATCAGGCGCACCACCTGTTCGACGCGCTCGACGAGCACCTTCGGCGCATCGTTGAAAAGCAGATGTGCTTCGTCGAAAAAGAAGACGAGCTTCGGCTTGTCCGGGTCGCCGACCTCCGGCAGTTCCTCGAAGAGCTCCGAGAGCAACCAGAGCAGGAAGGTTGCGTAAAGCCGCGGGTTCATCATCAGCTTGTCGGCGGCAAGTACCGAAATCGCTCCGCGCCCGTCATTCGTCGTGCGCATGATGTCGGTGATCTTCAGCGCCGGTTCGCCGAAGAAATGCTCAGCCCCCTGCTGCTCGAGGATCAGAAGCTCGCGCTGGATCGACCCGACCGAAGACTTCGAGATGAAGCCGAACTGGTTGGAAAGCGCGCTCGCATTATCGCCCATATAGTTGAGCAGCGCCTGCAGGTCTTTGAGATCGAGAAGCGGCAGCCCGCCTTCGTCGGCAATCTTGAAGGCGATGTTGAGCACGCCCTCCTGCGCGTCCGTGGCGTTCATCAGCCGCGACAGGAGAAGCGGTCCCATCTCCGAAACGGTGGTGCGGACCCGATGGCCCTTCTCGCCGTAGAGATCCCAGAAGATTACCGGGAATTCCTGGAAATCGTAGGGCTTGAGGCCGATCTGCTCGGCGCGCTTCAACAGGAAGTCCTTGGGCTCGCCCATCGCACCAATGCCGGAAAGATCACCTTTTACGTCGGCGCAGAAGACCGGAACGCCGGCATTCGAGAATCCCTCGGCAAGGATCTGCAGGGTCACCGTCTTGCCGGTGCCGGTGGCGCCGGTGATCAGCCCGTGGCGATTGCCGTACTTGAGTTCCAGATATTCGGGTTTGTTGATCGAATCATCCGACTTGCGGCTGGTGCCGATGTAGAGCTTGCCTTCCTGCAGCATGGGGTTTCATCTCCGTCTTATCGATTTTTCTTAATGAAAGCGGGTATTTCCCGCATGTCGCATACAGTCGGTCATCGAAGCATCGCTCGTTTCTGTTATAGGCGGTGCGCTTGCACCCGGCAACATGGCTGCAAGCGGAGGAAGGCTTGTGCGGTTGCCATCGGCGAAGGTCCGTGGAACGATGGCTTAGAGCAATTCCAGTAAAAGTGTGTAACGGTTTTCCGTCCGGAATTGGGGAGTTTCAACGAGCTAGATCATTTCACTGTTTCGATGAAGCAATGAAATGACCTAGGACGCAGCGGAGGTGAGTGCAGGGGCGGCTGCAGGATCGCTTTGGATCGTTGTCGGTGCCCTTGCCATCTCCGGATCGATCATTTACCTTGACGTTAACGTCAAAAATTTCAAGTGAGGAGATTTCCATGAGTGAACTGGTCACGCGCGTGGCGGAAAATGTCGGCCTCGAGCCCGCAACGGCCGAAAAGGCGGTGGGGATGATCCTCGGCTTCCTGCAGCGTGAAGCGGCCGAGGGCCCGGTGGCCAAAATGATCGAGGCGATCCCGGGCGCGCCGGAACTGGTCGCTCAGTACAACGGCGAGGGCAGCAATGGCAGCGGCATTCTCGGCGGGCTGATGTCGGCGATCGGCGGCGGCGGCGTCATGGCGCTCGGCCAGCAGCTGATGAGCCAGGGTCTCGGCATGGGCGAGATCACCGCGCTCGCCAAGGAGACGATCGCCTTCGCCAAGGAAAAGGCAGGCGACGAGGTCGTCGACGAGGTGGTCGCTTCCGTTCCGGGGCTCAGTCAGTTCGTCTGATCGGCTCTCGGGCCGGTTTGCAGGAAAGTTTTTACTGCATGTTTCCTTAAATTGTACCCGATTTAAGGACAAAAACATGCAGCAATTCAAAGTGCTACAGCGTCCTTTGTGCGTCTGAAAAGACGCACGGCGCTGTAGGCGCCCACCGGACTCCGTTCCGGTGGGTGCTCTGTATTTGTTAGGCCGCTTCGTCCCATTCCGGCGCGAGACCCTGGGGGCTGACGATCCGGCCGTCCGGACGGGCGAGACCACGGATTGCCGCCATCTCCTCCCGCGTCAGCGCGAAGTCGAAGATGGCGAAATTCTCCTGAAGCCGCGCCTCCGTCGCCGTCTTGGAGAGCGCGATCACGTCCTGTTGCTGTACGAGCCAGCGCAGCACCACTTGCGCCGCCGTCTTGCCGTGGCGGGCGCCGATATCGTTGAGCAGCGGATCGGAAGGGACCTTGCCGTTGGCCATGGCATAATAGGCGGTCAGCGACATTCCGAGCCGACGCGCCGTCTGCAGGACCTTCGTCTGATCGAGATAGGGATGGTATTCGACCTGGTTGGTCGCGATCGGCGCGTCGCTGAGCCG includes:
- a CDS encoding helicase HerA-like C-terminal domain-containing protein → MLQEGKLYIGTSRKSDDSINKPEYLELKYGNRHGLITGATGTGKTVTLQILAEGFSNAGVPVFCADVKGDLSGIGAMGEPKDFLLKRAEQIGLKPYDFQEFPVIFWDLYGEKGHRVRTTVSEMGPLLLSRLMNATDAQEGVLNIAFKIADEGGLPLLDLKDLQALLNYMGDNASALSNQFGFISKSSVGSIQRELLILEQQGAEHFFGEPALKITDIMRTTNDGRGAISVLAADKLMMNPRLYATFLLWLLSELFEELPEVGDPDKPKLVFFFDEAHLLFNDAPKVLVERVEQVVRLIRSKGVGVYFVTQNPLDVPETVLAQLGNRVQHALRAYSPREQKAVKTAADTFRPNPDFNCAEVITNLGTGEALVSTLEGKGSPSMVERTLIRPPASRLGPLTEAERQNVINVSPVRGLYDEDFDRESAYEMLAKRAAKAAEQAEAAKQAEQQTAEETSGRSRWTLPGFGDDAAEAPADKQPRRRSSGYQRETVMEAAMKSVARTVATQVGRALVRGILGSLRR
- a CDS encoding alkylphosphonate utilization protein; translated protein: MEAKDSNGAILKDGDNVTLIKDLKVKGTSTTLKRGTLVKGIRLTDDPDEVECRVEKIKGLVLRTEFLKKA
- a CDS encoding organic hydroperoxide resistance protein; amino-acid sequence: MPILYRTTASATGGRAGQAKSTDGVLDVTLTVPKELGGDGARGTNPEQLFAAGYSACFLGALKFVAGKEKVKLPEDTKVTGTVGIGPRDDGTGFYIDAALEISSPGVDKAVLEDLVQKAHIVCPYSHATRGNVDVKLTVA
- a CDS encoding MarR family winged helix-turn-helix transcriptional regulator encodes the protein MITEAAKLDALPDEALALGQQLCFAVYSAAHAFNRAYKPLLDRFGLTYPQYLVLLALWQQDSMTVKRIGEELGLDSGTLSPLLKRLEAAGYVRRMRDPADERQVIVSLTEGGRRLKTEAFTILAEIGKATGCSLEEVSELRDALHRLTQRLSDNNLEN